In Harmonia axyridis chromosome 6, icHarAxyr1.1, whole genome shotgun sequence, a single window of DNA contains:
- the LOC123683472 gene encoding uncharacterized protein LOC123683472: MSCSSCLVAIFVVLQITSEVKCEFIVNDNSWRNCLGQPTLTVKIQSFENKPFEKTERVFVVNQTFPLLSVVSTDISICSLKDHPDACSQESVGHYWLPCSIIIEKNRPWSNFIQSFEPKLKCPLKPGVYRSNAPAKDVWKIFENDLKHVQSGTYQVLFDVDFGSKKLICWEIEFEVKRVST; this comes from the exons ATGAGTTGTTCAAGTTGTCTTGTCGCAATTTTTGTTGTTCTTCAAATTACATCAGAAGTAAAA tgtgaGTTCATTGTCAACGATAACAGCTGGAGGAATTGTCTTGGTCAACCAACGTTgaccgtaaaaattcaaagttTTGAGAACAAACCCTTCGAAAAGACAGAAAGAGTGTTTGTGGTCAATCAAACCTTTCCATTATTGTCAGTT GTGAGCACAGACATATCGATATGCTCGCTGAAAGATCACCCAGATGCTTGTTCACAAGAAAGTGTAGGCCATTACTGGTTACCTTGCTccataattatcgaaaaaaacagACCTTGGAGCAACTTCATTCAATCCTTCGAGCCGAAATTGAAATGTCCCTTGAAACCT GGAGTGTACAGATCTAATGCACCAGccaaagatgtatggaagatatTCGAAAATGATCTGAAGCACGTACAGTCTGGTACATATCAAGTACTTTTTGATGTCGACTTCGGCAGTAAAAAACTGATATGCTGGGAGATAGAGTTCGAAGTTAAGAGAGTTTCCACTTAG